The genomic interval CGTAAATCATCGACGCATACGTGCTTGTGTTGTATGTTGGCGGCTCTTCCATTGACGGGAATGTATGGATTTTATTTGCAAAAGGCGCAGCAGGCGGGGTTTTCGCGCATGTCAGAAGCGTGCAGCCTTTGAACGCCTCAGCCATTTTCAAGCCGTCCTTTCCGCCTGATGCAGATATTATAATTATCTCATCAAAGTTGTCCTTAAATTTCACAAATTTCGAATAATATGTCGTATCTACAGTAATTCCGCCAAAATGATTCGCGTATATTTTTGCTGTCTGAAAAGCGTTTCCGCTGCCCATGAAAAGATTGAATCCTGGAGTTATGTCTATTTTAGGCAGCTTCCAGCTCGCCAGATTTTCAAGCGTTTTAAGCACGTATTTATCAAGAGTATCTATCATTGAACCACTTAGTTAACTTATTTTTGAATTGCAACAATATATTGTTTTGCCCGTATGCAAAAACCGAATTTATTCCGAATATTGAGCCCGCTATATTCGGCGCAATGTCGTTGTAGCTGAAAAAACGCGATACTGTCTACTTATCGTCATCCATATTAACAACATAAGCAATCAAATTCAACAACTTCATTCGCCCTAATTTCAAATGTATTTCAGCTTCTTCAGCAGGCGTTTTTCCTTTCAAGCTCATATGCGGATTAACGAAATTGTGGATTATTCGCCTCAGATTCAAAAAATCCTTGGCGCCTTCATAGCATCCCAAATCTCGCATTGTCTTTATCCTGTCTTTTATGTCTCCGTTGTATCTTTCAATTGCATTATTGTTATGTTTAAGGCTGTATTTCTTGCATGCAATAGGCACGCCGAAAACAAGCTTGCATGCCCGATAAAATAGCTTGTTGAAAGCGTTCCTGTAATTTTCAAATCCATCGGACACAAAAGTTATCAGTTTTCTTTTATTCGCAGGCTTGTGTTTCTCAGTTTCATAAATCCTGAGAATTTGTTCGTAGCACGTTGTTTTTATCTGCCGCAAGAATTCTACGCACTCATTAAAATTGCGCTCTTTAACGCATGAATGGGCCAAAAGAAATTTTGTCTTGCTGTCTATGGCATTCAAATC from Nanoarchaeota archaeon carries:
- a CDS encoding DDE-type integrase/transposase/recombinase, whose amino-acid sequence is MDEKFISIGTETVYDLNAIDSKTKFLLAHSCVKERNFNECVEFLRQIKTTCYEQILRIYETEKHKPANKRKLITFVSDGFENYRNAFNKLFYRACKLVFGVPIACKKYSLKHNNNAIERYNGDIKDRIKTMRDLGCYEGAKDFLNLRRIIHNFVNPHMSLKGKTPAEEAEIHLKLGRMKLLNLIAYVVNMDDDK